The following proteins are co-located in the Apium graveolens cultivar Ventura chromosome 5, ASM990537v1, whole genome shotgun sequence genome:
- the LOC141660387 gene encoding uncharacterized protein LOC141660387 gives MGLLKKEIKDVTLKNAPENFKLISPEIQKDFVNAAATETINLIVKDIGGSLFSVLIDESRDISMKEHMAVVLCYVDKSGCIIERFLGLEHVASTTAISLKAAIDKLFSKHGLSISRLRGQGYGSASNMQGKFNGFKALILKENSSAYYIHCFAHQLQLALVGVVKNMLMFLNFFLSWLV, from the coding sequence ATGGGTCTCTTGAAAAAAGAGATCAAAGATGTGACTTTGAAAAATGCTCCAGAGAATTTTAAACTAATATCACCTGAGATTCAGAAAGACTTTGTAAATGCAGCTGCAACTGAAACTATCAATTTAATTGTCAAAGATATTGGAGGTTCATTATTTTCAGTTTTGATCGATGAGTCTCGTGACATCTCAATGAAAGAACATATGGCGGTTGTATTGTGTTATGTTGATAAAAGTGGATGTATAATTGAACGGTTTCTAGGTCTTGAACATGTGGCAAGTACTACTGCTATCTCACTCAAGGCTGCAATTGACAAATTATTTTCTAAACATGGATTGAGTATATCTAGATTGAGGGGACAAGGCTACGGCAGTGCAAGTAATATGCAGGGAAAATTTAATGGGTTTAAAGCTCTTATTTTGAAGGAGAATTCTAGTGCATACTATATTCATTGCTTTGCTCATCAACTCCAGCTAGCTCTTGTTGGTGTAGTAAAAAACATGCTCATGTTTCTGAATTTTTTTCTGTCGTGGCTAGTATAA
- the LOC141660386 gene encoding uncharacterized protein LOC141660386: MTETGMERYYKRSVDLVVPQTEEQSQKDPAAKKKKNSSSNVESMNKDSQTQIINLSSLESDPGLRKTISDYPPSDHDEVRKRYILKGPCQPRNHIFPLTPFGKKNRWFNPSWFADHLNWLEYNINKDAAFCLCCYLFKEVIGRQDSFTGKGFSNWKKPERFKAHVGNSDSAHSYAWNKRNILMNQKQHIATFCNIQSSKDQVEYRIRLESSVDCI, encoded by the coding sequence ATGACTGAAACAGGAATGGAAAGATATTATAAAAGAAGTGTGGATTTAGTTGTTCCCCAAACAGAGGAGCAGTCTCAAAAAGATCCTGCTGCTAAGAAAAAGAAGAATTCAAGCAGTAATGTCGAAAGCATGAACAAGGATAGTCAGACTCAGATAATTAATTTATCATCACTTGAAAGTGACCCTGGACTACGAAAAACAATTAGTGATTATCCCCCAAGTGATCACGATGAAGTGCGCAAAAGATACATTCTTAAAGGCCCATGTCAACCAAGAAACCATATTTTCCCACTCACACCATTTGGAAAGAAAAATAGATGGTTCAATCCGAGTTGGTTTGCAGATCATCTAAATTGGTTGGAGTATAACATTAATAAGGATGCAGCATTTTGTTTATGTTGTTATCTTTTCAAAGAAGTTATTGGGAGGCAAGATTCATTTACCGGTAAAGGATTCTCGAATTGGAAAAAACCAGAGAGATTTAAAGCTCATGTTGGTAATTCAGATAGTGCTCATAGTTATGCTTGGAATAAGCGCAATATTTTGATGAACCAAAAGCAACATATTGCTACATTTTGCAACATCCAGTCTAGCAAAGATCAAGTTGAGTATCGTATACGTTTGGAGTCTTCAGTTGATTGCATTTGA
- the LOC141660385 gene encoding uncharacterized protein LOC141660385, protein MEKAFTLIQVSDDSKTDYASYFLKGEANFWWESMSALEREGPVSWARFTELFLEKYFPDCLQSQLEVEFLELKQEEKSVAEYELKTYTSVIQAALVIESDQKLDSKEKSDKKRKFDSGADKADREESSQKFPRKFGWNRNKKFRRQGFSQPSSGVTSVASTPAQSTKPIVECKACGKKHSGQCRKDVQCFKCDQKGHYASECNSGNLGVTFFKCGKVGHIARNCKVATQGSVGGRVSQEPATSTMRARTFKMTKRSNAQDSDIVAGTLSLNSVPVKVLFDLRASKSFISKECISSMDLMLEDLAEPLIIEVANQDKVSELKKRLVTAPVLALPDETGNIVIYNDASLKGLGCVLMQHDKVIAYASRQLKPHEQKYPVHDLELAAIVFALKL, encoded by the exons atggagaaagcctttACCCTCATTCAGGTCAGTGATGATTCTAAGACGGATTACGCTAGTTACTTTCTCAAGGGTGAAGCAAATTTTTGGTGGGAATCCATGAGTGCACTAGAAAGAGAGGGCCCTGTTTCTTGGGCCAGATTTACAGAGTTGTtcctagaaaagtattttccggATTGTTTACAGAGCCAGTTGGAAGTGgagtttttggaactgaagcaagAAGAGAAGAGCGTGGCAGAGTATGAG CTCAAGACATATACCTCTGTAATTCAAGCCGCCCTAGTGattgagagtgatcagaagttggacTCCAAGGAGAAGAGTgataagaagaggaagtttgataGTGGTGCTGATAAGGCGGATCGAGAAGAGTCTAGTCAGAAGTTCCCAAGGAAATTTGGATGGAATAGAAACAAGAAATTCAGGAGACAAGGTTTTTCCCAGCCGAGTTCCGGTGTCACCTCAGTTGCCTCTACCCCAGCTCAGTCAACCAAGCCAATTGTGGAATGTAAGGCATGTGGTAAGAAGCATAGTGGTCAATGCAGAAAGGATGTCCAGTGTTTTAAGTGTGATCAAAAAGGCCATTATGCATCAGAGTGTAATTCAGGAAACCTCGGAGTCACCTTCTTTAAGTGTGGTAAGGTTGGGCACATTGCTAGAAACTGCAAGGTTGCTACTCAGGGCAGCGTAGGAGGTAGGGTATCTCAAGAACCGGCAACCAGCACAATGAGAGCCAGAACCTTTAAGATGACCAAAAGATCCAATGCTCAGGATTCAGATATAGTTGCAGGcacgctttctcttaattccgtgCCTGTTAAGGTTTTGTTTGACTTGAGAGCGTCTAAATCCTTTATATCTAAAGAATGTATAAGTAGTATGGATTTAATGCTAGAAGATTTAGCTGAGCCTTTGATTATAGAAGTGGCCAATCAGGATAAAGTTTCA gaattgaagaAAAGATTAGTGACAGCACCTGTGTTAGCATTACCGGATGAAACAGGGAATATCGTGATCTACAATGACGCTTCTCTGAAAGGATtaggctgtgtgttaatgcaacatgataaggttattgcgtatgcatcCAGGCAGTTAAAACcccatgagcagaagtatccggtgcatgacttggagttagcagcGATAGTATTCGCGTTAAAGCTGTGA
- the LOC141660388 gene encoding uncharacterized protein LOC141660388 yields MNVVGASAKRSDILQEKQIARIAQALQNEEIKSGRGLNQSTNLKRHGDTRWGSHYGTLLNLLTLYSSTIEVLEIIIDDVSSSEQRFDATNILLNMQSYGVAFTLHLMRSILGISNELSKALQWKDQDIANAISLVKIYKHRLQDMRENGWNSFVEQVSGFCQSHSIDVPYMNEVFIPRGRSRRKTYETTNLHHYRVELFYSIIDMQLQELNGRFDEVNTTLLLCIACLCPDNLFVAFEKEKLIQLAGYYPNDFSPVDDQLQNYIIDMRTSAEFSELKGIDNLSRRMVEIGRDRVYPLVYHLLTLSLILPVATATVERIFSGMEFVKTKLRNRIGDQWLNDSLVIYIEREMFECVSNECIMQHFQHMKTRRGNL; encoded by the coding sequence ATGAATGTTGTCGGGGCATCAGCTAAGCGTTCTGACATTCTACAGGAGAAACAAATTGCTCGTATTGCTCAAGCATTACAAAATGAAGAGATCAAAAGTGGTCGAGGTTTAAATCAAAGTACAAATCTCAAGCGTCACGGAGATACACGATGGGGCTCGCACTACGGTACATTACTGAACTTGCTTACTTTATATTCATCTACCATTGAGGTTCTTGAAATTATTATAGATGATGTATCAAGTTCTGAGCAAAGATTCGATGCCACAAATATACTTTTAAATATGCAATCATATGGTGTTGCATTCACTTTGCACTTGATGAGAAGTATATTAGGAATTTCTAATGAATTGTCAAAAGCTCTACAATGGAAAGACCAAGATATTGCAAATGCTATTTCCCTGGTCAAAATTTATAAACACAGATTGCAAGATATGAGAGAAAATGGTTGGAATTCCTTTGTTGAGCAAGTGTCAGGTTTTTGTCAGAGTCATAGTATCGATGTTCCATACATGAATGAGGTCTTCATACCTCGGGGAAGATCGCGAAGAAAAACTTATGAGACTACAAACTTGCATCATTATCGTGTGGAGCTTTTTTATTCAATTATTGATATGCAGCTACAAGAATTGAATGGTCGTTTTGATGAGGTAAATACTACCTTACTTCTTTGCATAGCATGTTTATGTCCGGATAATTTGTTTGTGGCTTTCGAGAAAGAAAAGTTAATTCAACTTGCTGGATATTATCCCAATGATTTTTCTCCGGTTGATGATCAACtacaaaattatattattgacATGCGTACGAGTgcagaattttcagaattaaaaggTATTGACAATCTTTCAAGAAGGATGGTTGAAATAGGAAGAGACAGGGTATATCCTTTGGTTTATCATTTATTGACTTTGTCACTAATCTTGCCCGTAGCTACTGCAACAGTTGAAAGAATATTTTCTGGGATGGAGTTTGTGAAGACCAAGCTAAGAAATCGTATTGGTGATCAATGGTTGAATGATAGTTTAGTTATTTATATTGAAAGGGAGATGTTTGAGTGTGTTAGTAACGAATGTATTATGCAACATTTTCAACACATGAAAACTCGTCGTGGAAACTTGTAA